One Ricinus communis isolate WT05 ecotype wild-type chromosome 2, ASM1957865v1, whole genome shotgun sequence DNA segment encodes these proteins:
- the LOC8288932 gene encoding probable LRR receptor-like serine/threonine-protein kinase At2g16250, translating to MEKTLQVLLQISSVLLLIRCTLAQQAFLNSSTERLALLDLRSSLGLRSTDWPIKSDPCSTWNGVHCKNGHVTGINISGFKRTHIGRQNRSFSVDSLVNLTFLESFNASSFSLPGPIPSWFGYRLGSLQVLDLRFSSVAGPIPESIGNLTTLNALYLSDNRLTGSVPYALGQLVKLSVLDLSRNSLTGQIPTSFALPSNLSRLDLSSNYLSGPIPYGLGNISTLQFLDLSDNSLAASIPVELGNLSRLFELNLTKNSLSGSLPVEFIGLTSLQRLEIGDNGLEGVLPDIFTTLDNLRVVVLSGNNLDGAIPGALLSLPNLQVLDLSGNNFTGILSNFSSNGNAGGALFNLSNNLLYGSLVSPFRNFSLVDLSGNYIQGKVPDGSQSNISLDRNCLQAVLNQRSLEECKLFYDERGLNFDNFGAPESTQPPSPEPAPKKRKRWIYILMGLLVGVAFIVILVLMMVVVLRKCDKRITNQRGSANVGPVPEGDIPSLPKDPANISSLRDSFTYEQLLSSTRAFSEANLIRHGHSGDLFQGLLDGGCPIIVKKVDFRSKKESYMTELELFSKYSHTRLVPFLGHCSENENEKLLVYKYMPNGDLASSLYRVSDLEDDSLQSLDWITRLKIAIGAAEGLAYLHHECNPPLVHRDIQASSILLDDKFEVRIGSLSEVRIQEGDSHHNVLTRFLRKPQSSEPAPSGSPSVSCAYDVYCFGKVLLELITGKLGISKSDDATTKEWLEHTLGYISVYDKELVTKIVDPSLIVDEDLLEEVWAMAIVARSCLNPKPMKRPPMKYILKALENPLKVVREESYSSQRLRTTSSRRSWSTAFFGSWRHSSSDNATIVGHTNREGGSGLRQPGRVGSYGSGGIEHSSSNKRFSNEIFPEPLEMQDLEQQDEN from the exons ATGGAGAAAACTCTACAAGTTCTGCTTCAAATATCTTCAGTTTTATTACTGATTCGCTGCACGCTAGCCCAGCAAGCTTTCTTGAACTCCAGCACCGAACGGTTAGCCTTGCTCGATCTCCGGTCATCTTTAGGTTTAAGAAGCACAGACTGGCCAATCAAATCCGACCCGTGTAGTACCTGGAATGGGGTCCATTGCAAGAATGGCCACGTCACCGGAATTAATATATCTGGGTTTAAAAGGACCCACATTGGGCGTCAAAATCGCAGTTTTAGTGTTGATTCTCTTGTTAATTTGACGTTCTTGGAATCTTTTAATGCTTCTTCGTTTTCACTTCCTGGTCCGATTCCGTCTTGGTTCGGTTACCGGCTTGGTTCACTGCAAGTTCTTGATCTCCGGTTTAGTTCTGTGGCTGGTCCCATTCCCGAGTCTATCGGTAATTTAACTACACTCAATGCTTTATATCTATCTGACAATAGACTTACTGGCAGTGTGCCTTACGCATTGGGGCAGTTAGTGAAGTTATCAGTTCTTGatctttcaagaaattcaCTCACCGGGCAAATACCTACTTCTTTTGCGTTGCCTAGTAATCTGTCGAGACTTGACCTGTCTTCTAATTACTTATCTGGTCCAATTCCATATGGTTTGGGTAATATTTCTACACTGCAGTTCTTGGATTTATCAGATAATAGTCTTGCAGCTTCAATTCCTGTGGAATTGGGTAATCTTTCTAGATTGTTTGAGCTTAATCTTACCAAGAATTCATTGTCTGGATCATTGCCTGTGGAGTTCATAGGGTTGACGAGTTTGCAAAGATTGGAAATCGGGGATAATGGATTAGAGGGTGTTTTACCTGATATATTTACTACTCTTGATAATCTACGAGTTGTGGTCTTAAGTGGGAATAATTTAGATGGTGCTATTCCCGGTGCTTTGTTGTCATTGCCAAATTTGCAGGTTCTTGATTTGTCTGGTAACAACTTCACAGGTATTCTGTCGAATTTTAGTTCAAATGGCAACGCCGGTGGTGCTTTGTTTAATCTTTCAAATAATCTCTTGTATGGAAGTTTGGTTTCTCCATTTAGGAACTTTAGTTTGGTTGATCTGTCTGGTAATTATATCCAAGGAAAGGTTCCAGATGGTAGTCAGAGCAATATTAGCCTTGATAGGAACTGCCTTCAGGCTGTGTTGAACCAGAGGAGTTTAGAGGaatgtaaattattttatgatgagAGAGgcttaaattttgataattttggaGCCCCAGAGTCGACACAACCACCATCACCTGAACCTGccccaaagaaaagaaaacgatGGATTTACATTTTGATGGGATTGTTGGTTGGAGTTGCCTTCATTGTGATTTTGGTACTGATGATGGTAGTTGTACTGAGGAAGTGTGATAAGAGAATTACAAATCAAAGAGGGAGTGCTAATGTGGGGCCTGTTCCGGAAGGAGATATTCCGTCCCTTCCCAAGGATCCTGCTAACATATCCAGTTTAAGAGATTCATTTACTTATGAGCAATTGCTTTCTTCAACTCGTGCATTTAGTGAAGCAAATCTCATCAGGCATGGTCATTCTGGGGATCTCTTTCAGGGTCTTCTAGATGGAGGATGCCCCATAATTGTCAAAAAGGTTGATTTCCGttcaaaaaaagaatcatACATGACGGAATTGGAATTATTTAGTAAATATTCACATACAAGATTGGTTCCATTCTTGGGGCACTGTTCAGAAAATGAGAACGAGAAGCTTCTGGTCTACAAATATATGCCTAATGGAGACTTGGCTAGCTCCTTGTATAGGGTAAGCGATTTGGAGGATGACAGTTTACAGTCTCTAGATTGGATAACAAGATTAAAAATTGCAATAGGAGCTGCTGAAGGTCTTGCATATCTACATCATGAGTGCAACCCTCCCCTGGTGCATAG AGATATTCAAGCAAGCAGTATCCTTCTTGATGATAAATTTGAGGTGCGAATTGGAAGCCTGAGTGAGGTCCGTATCCAGGAAGGAGATTCACACCACAATGTGCTCACAAGATTCCTGCGCAAACCACA ATCCTCTGAACCAGCCCCTTCTG GCTCACCATCAGTGTCCTGTGCTTACGACGTCTACTGCTTTGGAAAGGTTTTACTTGAGCTCATAACAGGGAAGCTCGGCATCAGTAAATCAGATGATGCCACCACAAAGGAGTGGTTGGAACACACACTGGGATACATCAGTGTATATGACAAGGAATTGGTGACGAAAATTGTTGACCCATCTCTGATTGTAGATGAAGATTTGTTGGAAGAGGTATGGGCCATGGCCATCGTGGCCAGGTCATGCCTCAATCCCAAGCCTATGAAACGTCCCCCTATGAAATACATACTCAAGGCATTAGAAAATCCTTTGAAAGTTGTGAGAGAAGAGAGTTACAGTTCACAGAGGCTAAGAACAACTTCATCTAGGAGATCATGGAGTACCGCTTTCTTTGGCAGTTGGCGACACAGCTCATCAGATAACGCCACCATTGTAGGCCACACGAATCGAGAAGGTGGCAGTGGCTTAAGGCAGCCCGGAAGAGTAGGATCATATGGCAGTGGTGGAATTGAACATTCATCTTCTAATAAAAGATTCTCCAACGAAATTTTCCCTGAGCCGTTGGAAATGCAAGATTTAGAGCAGCAAGATGAAAATTAG